Proteins encoded in a region of the Deinococcus sp. YIM 134068 genome:
- a CDS encoding metallophosphoesterase family protein: protein MRVAVFGDVHGNRFALEAVVQDMERHAPDAWVNLGDQVFGGADPAGVWQLQQDLKARHEVLEVRGNTDERLGQPLTETTEKREMLAWLHGVLPEGTGTYVAGLPTSVTLMSGEVLAAHGSPDSAWTYLLLDGKAWASDDLVQERLGDTGAARVVVVGHSHQEHLRQLGPLTVVNVGAVSRQKDGSPLARWVLLEREQGAWSVTFRRVPYDVEAAARWAEQYAHKGAQEAAHLRQGKASK, encoded by the coding sequence ATGAGGGTCGCGGTCTTCGGGGATGTTCACGGCAACCGTTTCGCGCTGGAGGCCGTTGTGCAGGACATGGAGCGGCACGCGCCAGACGCTTGGGTGAACCTCGGGGATCAGGTCTTCGGCGGGGCGGACCCAGCCGGGGTCTGGCAGCTCCAGCAGGACCTGAAAGCCCGGCATGAGGTGCTGGAGGTCCGGGGCAACACCGACGAGCGTCTGGGTCAACCGCTGACCGAGACCACCGAGAAGCGGGAGATGCTGGCCTGGCTGCATGGTGTGTTGCCGGAAGGCACCGGGACCTACGTGGCTGGCCTGCCCACGTCCGTCACCCTGATGAGCGGCGAGGTGTTGGCCGCCCACGGCAGCCCGGACAGCGCGTGGACGTATCTGTTGCTCGACGGCAAGGCCTGGGCGAGCGACGACCTCGTGCAGGAACGGCTGGGCGACACGGGGGCGGCGCGCGTGGTCGTGGTCGGACACTCGCACCAGGAACACCTGCGCCAGCTTGGGCCGCTGACGGTCGTGAACGTCGGCGCGGTGAGCCGACAGAAGGATGGTTCTCCCCTCGCCCGCTGGGTGCTGCTCGAAAGGGAGCAGGGTGCCTGGAGCGTGACCTTCCGCCGGGTGCCCTATGACGTGGAGGCCGCCGCCCGGTGGGCCGAGCAATACGCTCACAAGGGCGCCCAGGAGGCCGCCCACCTCCGACAGGGCAAGGCGAGCAAGTGA
- a CDS encoding MIP/aquaporin family protein, translating to MTVPLSRALAAEGLGTFALVFFGPGAAVVQAQTGALGHLGVAAVFGLTVTAVIAALAPISGAHINPAATFALTLAGKFPRERVPPYVAAQLLGAVLAAFVLLALFGPGGSVGATVPAGSVAQAFVLELVLTFFLLLVALRSGLPWVVGGVVALEAAMGGPITGASMNPARSFGPALASGIWTAHWLYWVAPLLGAALAVATNHFLSPTEPVETHPRRAQEFQPEGEPT from the coding sequence GTGACCGTTCCCCTGTCCCGTGCCCTGGCCGCCGAAGGCCTCGGCACCTTCGCGCTGGTGTTCTTCGGTCCCGGGGCCGCTGTGGTGCAGGCTCAGACCGGAGCCCTCGGACACCTGGGCGTGGCCGCCGTATTTGGCCTGACCGTCACTGCCGTGATCGCTGCGCTGGCACCCATCAGTGGGGCGCACATCAATCCGGCGGCGACCTTTGCCCTGACGCTGGCCGGAAAGTTCCCCAGGGAGCGGGTGCCGCCCTACGTCGCGGCGCAACTCTTGGGCGCCGTCCTCGCGGCGTTCGTGCTGCTGGCGCTGTTCGGCCCCGGGGGGAGCGTGGGGGCCACCGTACCTGCGGGGAGTGTCGCTCAGGCGTTCGTGCTTGAACTGGTGCTGACCTTCTTTCTGCTGCTCGTCGCCCTGCGCTCGGGGCTGCCCTGGGTGGTGGGTGGCGTGGTGGCCCTAGAAGCGGCAATGGGCGGCCCCATCACCGGGGCGAGCATGAATCCGGCGCGCTCCTTTGGTCCTGCCCTGGCAAGTGGTATCTGGACGGCCCACTGGCTGTACTGGGTGGCCCCACTGCTGGGCGCTGCCCTAGCCGTCGCCACCAATCACTTCCTGAGTCCCACTGAGCCTGTCGAAACCCATCCCCGCCGTGCCCAGGAATTCCAGCCCGAAGGAGAGCCGACATGA
- a CDS encoding arsenate reductase ArsC yields the protein MTRVLILCTHNSARSQMAEALTRAAAQRAGLDLDVYSAGTEATRVKYDAQTVMAEIGLSLDRHTSKTLWDVPDPQNFDYVITVCDSAAEACPVYPGKTHRLHYPFTDPSGGSLDRWRSVRDQLRDQFEAFVQALKDGEPVPPSYEDSPAVPGA from the coding sequence GTGACCCGCGTCCTGATCCTCTGCACCCATAATTCCGCTCGTTCGCAGATGGCCGAGGCCCTGACCCGTGCCGCTGCACAGCGGGCCGGGCTCGACCTGGACGTTTACTCAGCAGGTACAGAAGCGACCCGAGTCAAGTATGACGCGCAGACCGTGATGGCAGAGATCGGCTTGAGCCTCGATCGGCACACCAGCAAGACCTTGTGGGACGTGCCGGACCCGCAGAACTTCGACTACGTGATTACCGTTTGCGACTCAGCCGCCGAAGCCTGCCCGGTGTATCCGGGGAAGACGCACCGCCTGCATTACCCCTTCACCGATCCCAGCGGAGGAAGCCTCGACCGCTGGCGCTCCGTGCGTGACCAGCTCCGGGATCAGTTCGAGGCCTTCGTGCAGGCCCTGAAAGACGGGGAGCCGGTGCCTCCCAGTTACGAAGACAGTCCCGCCGTGCCGGGCGCCTGA
- a CDS encoding SCO family protein — MTDVSLTTSPPARRAVWTSVLWALLAVGLVLGGAWAYARMKSPYPFYGTVFNVETTSPGLTGTGEDGQPFALSDLRGQTVAVFFGFLQCPNICPTTMAALEQVRQTLPEKDRTNFRTVLVTLDPARDKVDKLREYVTYFSPSAKGVFIPEPALADTAAAWGVGYQKAEVKDAATYQVDHTTGVYLVDREGRRRVVWDYTQLTQVKRVAADVREVMR, encoded by the coding sequence ATGACTGACGTTTCCCTGACCACCTCCCCGCCCGCGCGTCGCGCCGTCTGGACCTCCGTGCTGTGGGCGCTCCTGGCGGTCGGCCTGGTCCTGGGCGGGGCGTGGGCCTACGCCCGAATGAAAAGCCCGTACCCCTTCTACGGAACGGTGTTCAATGTGGAAACCACTTCACCTGGATTGACCGGCACCGGGGAGGACGGCCAGCCGTTCGCCCTGAGTGACCTGCGGGGGCAGACGGTGGCCGTGTTTTTCGGCTTCCTGCAGTGTCCGAACATCTGTCCGACCACTATGGCTGCTTTGGAGCAAGTCCGGCAGACGCTTCCAGAAAAAGATCGGACAAATTTCCGCACGGTGCTGGTCACGCTCGACCCCGCCCGGGACAAGGTTGACAAGCTCCGTGAGTACGTCACCTATTTCAGCCCGTCGGCCAAAGGCGTCTTTATCCCGGAACCTGCCCTGGCCGACACGGCGGCCGCCTGGGGCGTGGGCTACCAGAAAGCGGAGGTGAAGGACGCGGCGACCTACCAGGTCGATCACACCACCGGGGTGTACCTGGTGGACCGCGAGGGGCGGCGACGGGTGGTCTGGGACTATACCCAGCTCACGCAGGTAAAGCGGGTGGCGGCGGACGTGCGGGAGGTGATGCGGTGA
- a CDS encoding heavy metal translocating P-type ATPase: MTSPDRSTPRSHLEYFVDGMDCASCVQNVERMIERLPGAGGVKTSFNRQTLELDLDEAQTPRTRLEENLKALGYTPSPLGQAAAPPAPAPAQLDYFVDGMDCATCVQKVERMVATLPGTGNVKTSFNKQTLVLSLDEGQTPRATLERNLQALGYTPALLGGAAGVAPAQGSDSADDGRGNPEGHGHVHETPKPGQLWYATGQGKLVVTSGVLLVLAWLLSFTLPQFATWGFIAATLLGVWPLAKKAVASARFGDPFSINMLVSLAAIGAVLIGEAAEGAVVVFFFAVGELLEGIAAGRARAGIQALAALAPKTALLVEGGGTREVPAESLAVGQTVQVNPGARVPADGTILTGTSNLDDSPVTGESVPVVKSAGNTVYAGSINTDGVLTVRVDKAASDNTIARIIHMVEEAEGSKAPTARFIDRFSRYYTPGVVAVSALVALVPPLLFGAEWSPWLYKGIALLLIGCPCALVLSVPAAITSGISAGTRRGLLIKGGAALESIGSVKTIAFDKTGTLTAGKPRVTDVVGQDRNEVLRLAAAVESGSSHPLAKAITDAARQANLTLPAAENAQAIPGKAVTATVEGRALSVSSPRHAATLTTLSTELDASIKAFEEQGRTAVVLLDGQVPLGVIAIRDEPRADAWEAVAQLHALGVNTVMLTGDNARTGQAIAGDLGMDVQAELLPEDKLRVIADLKAQGGVAMVGDGINDAPALAQSDVGIAMGGGTDVALETADAALLGERVTGVVDLVRLSRATMGNIKVNIAFALGLKAIFLVTTLLGYTNLWMAILADTGATALVTANALRLLRWKGSAAPRAVTPIPTPSRA, encoded by the coding sequence ATGACCTCCCCAGACCGGAGCACGCCGCGCTCCCACCTCGAATACTTCGTGGACGGGATGGACTGCGCGAGCTGCGTCCAGAACGTCGAACGCATGATCGAACGCCTGCCTGGCGCAGGCGGCGTGAAAACCAGCTTCAACCGGCAGACCCTCGAACTGGACCTCGACGAGGCCCAGACGCCCCGGACGAGGCTGGAGGAGAACCTCAAGGCCCTGGGGTACACGCCCAGCCCCCTGGGGCAGGCGGCCGCTCCCCCTGCGCCCGCCCCAGCCCAGCTCGACTATTTTGTGGACGGGATGGACTGCGCGACCTGCGTGCAAAAGGTCGAACGGATGGTCGCCACCTTGCCGGGGACCGGGAACGTCAAGACCAGCTTCAACAAACAGACCCTGGTCCTCTCGCTCGACGAGGGGCAAACGCCCCGGGCCACCCTGGAGCGCAACCTCCAGGCCCTCGGATACACGCCCGCGCTGCTCGGCGGGGCGGCCGGAGTTGCCCCTGCCCAGGGCAGCGACTCTGCGGACGACGGGCGGGGCAACCCTGAGGGTCACGGCCATGTTCACGAGACCCCAAAGCCCGGTCAGCTCTGGTACGCGACCGGGCAGGGCAAGCTCGTTGTGACCTCCGGCGTGCTGCTCGTCCTGGCCTGGCTGCTGAGCTTCACTCTCCCTCAGTTCGCCACCTGGGGCTTTATCGCTGCGACGCTGCTGGGGGTGTGGCCACTGGCGAAGAAGGCGGTGGCCAGCGCGCGCTTCGGGGACCCCTTCAGCATCAACATGCTGGTGAGCCTGGCGGCCATCGGGGCCGTCCTGATCGGGGAGGCGGCGGAGGGGGCAGTCGTCGTGTTCTTCTTCGCGGTCGGGGAACTGCTGGAGGGCATCGCCGCCGGACGTGCCCGCGCGGGCATCCAGGCATTGGCGGCTCTGGCCCCCAAAACCGCCCTGCTGGTCGAGGGTGGAGGAACCCGCGAGGTTCCTGCTGAGTCCCTCGCGGTTGGGCAGACGGTCCAGGTCAACCCCGGGGCGCGGGTGCCCGCCGACGGCACCATCCTCACCGGCACCTCCAACCTCGACGACAGCCCCGTCACCGGCGAAAGCGTGCCGGTTGTGAAAAGCGCCGGGAACACGGTGTACGCGGGCAGCATCAACACCGACGGCGTGCTCACCGTGCGGGTGGACAAGGCCGCCAGCGACAACACCATCGCCCGGATCATCCACATGGTCGAGGAGGCCGAGGGCAGCAAGGCCCCCACGGCCCGCTTTATCGACCGCTTCAGCCGGTATTACACCCCTGGCGTGGTCGCGGTGTCCGCCCTGGTGGCGCTGGTTCCGCCGCTGCTGTTCGGGGCCGAATGGTCCCCCTGGCTTTACAAGGGCATCGCGCTGCTCCTGATCGGCTGCCCCTGCGCCCTGGTCCTGAGTGTTCCGGCCGCGATCACCAGCGGCATCAGCGCCGGAACCCGCCGGGGGCTGCTGATCAAGGGGGGCGCGGCCCTCGAGAGCATCGGCAGTGTCAAGACCATCGCGTTTGACAAGACCGGAACGCTGACCGCAGGAAAACCCCGCGTGACGGACGTGGTGGGCCAGGACCGCAACGAGGTGCTGCGCCTCGCCGCCGCGGTGGAGTCGGGCAGCAGCCACCCGCTGGCGAAGGCCATCACGGACGCCGCGAGGCAGGCGAACCTGACCCTGCCCGCTGCCGAGAACGCCCAGGCCATCCCTGGCAAGGCCGTCACCGCCACCGTCGAGGGCCGCGCCCTCAGTGTCAGCTCTCCCCGGCACGCGGCCACCCTGACGACGCTCTCCACGGAGTTGGACGCCAGCATCAAGGCCTTCGAGGAACAGGGCCGCACCGCCGTCGTGCTGCTGGACGGCCAGGTGCCCCTCGGCGTCATCGCCATCCGGGACGAGCCGCGCGCCGATGCCTGGGAGGCGGTCGCTCAGCTCCATGCGCTCGGCGTGAACACGGTGATGCTCACGGGAGACAACGCCCGCACGGGCCAGGCGATCGCCGGCGACCTGGGGATGGATGTGCAGGCGGAACTGCTGCCGGAGGACAAGCTCCGGGTCATCGCGGACCTGAAGGCGCAGGGCGGCGTGGCCATGGTCGGCGACGGGATCAACGACGCGCCCGCCCTGGCCCAGAGCGACGTGGGCATCGCGATGGGCGGCGGGACCGACGTGGCGCTGGAGACGGCGGACGCGGCCCTGCTGGGCGAGCGCGTGACGGGCGTGGTGGACCTCGTGCGGCTTTCGCGGGCGACGATGGGAAATATCAAGGTCAACATCGCCTTCGCGTTGGGGCTCAAAGCGATCTTTCTGGTCACCACCCTGCTGGGCTACACCAACCTGTGGATGGCGATCCTGGCCGACACGGGCGCGACCGCCCTGGTGACGGCCAACGCCCTGCGGCTGCTGCGCTGGAAGGGCAGCGCTGCCCCCCGCGCGGTCACGCCCATTCCCACCCCCAGCCGAGCCTGA
- a CDS encoding ArsR/SmtB family transcription factor: protein MRTASQDDVCEIPCVHPEAVARVRAALPDVGVVEDATVLLKVIADPTRFRILTALNVEELCVCDLAAVVGISESAVSHQLRLLRAHRLVTFRKEGRIAYYRLLDQHINGLIGSAVDHVRE, encoded by the coding sequence ATGAGAACCGCTTCTCAAGATGACGTGTGCGAGATTCCCTGCGTCCACCCTGAGGCGGTCGCCCGTGTGCGCGCGGCCTTGCCTGACGTGGGGGTTGTGGAGGACGCCACCGTGCTCCTCAAGGTCATCGCGGATCCGACCCGCTTCCGCATCCTCACGGCCCTGAACGTGGAGGAGCTGTGCGTGTGTGACCTGGCGGCGGTGGTTGGCATCAGCGAGAGCGCGGTGAGCCACCAGTTGCGCCTGCTGCGGGCGCACCGGCTGGTGACGTTCCGCAAGGAGGGGCGCATCGCGTACTACCGCCTGCTCGACCAGCACATCAATGGGTTGATCGGCAGCGCGGTAGACCACGTGCGCGAATGA
- a CDS encoding arsenate reductase ArsC: MTQPGANQSAQPTTRVPSVLFICTGNTARSQMAQVLLEHHAGDRFKVTSAGLEPGEINPLTVRVLEEQGLPSDRLQAKGVRPLLGEHFTYVVTVCDRAEANCPIFPHASYRLAWAFDDPAAAQGSEEERLNVFRQVRGEIDARLQGWLVTGR, from the coding sequence ATGACCCAGCCAGGCGCCAACCAGTCCGCTCAGCCCACCACCCGGGTGCCCAGCGTCCTGTTCATCTGCACCGGCAACACGGCCCGTTCCCAAATGGCTCAGGTGCTGCTCGAACACCACGCTGGGGACCGTTTCAAGGTCACCTCAGCGGGACTGGAGCCGGGCGAGATCAATCCCCTGACCGTGCGGGTGCTGGAAGAACAGGGGCTGCCCAGCGACCGCCTTCAGGCCAAGGGCGTGCGCCCGCTCCTTGGAGAGCACTTCACCTACGTCGTGACGGTCTGTGACCGAGCAGAGGCCAACTGTCCGATCTTCCCCCACGCCTCCTACCGGCTCGCCTGGGCCTTCGACGACCCCGCTGCCGCTCAGGGCAGCGAGGAGGAGCGGCTGAACGTCTTCCGCCAGGTACGGGGCGAGATCGACGCTCGTCTTCAGGGCTGGCTGGTCACCGGCCGATGA
- a CDS encoding ArsR/SmtB family transcription factor, with amino-acid sequence MTTLAVPTVLDQIKALAHEIRYDLIRHLAHGERCVCDLEALLEFPQSKVSYHLGILKEADLVRAEQRGKNMYYTLRRDQLFHLGGGLLTEIFADVSPLTHQTESIC; translated from the coding sequence ATGACGACCCTGGCCGTTCCAACCGTCCTCGATCAGATCAAGGCCCTGGCCCATGAAATCCGGTATGACCTGATCCGGCACCTGGCCCACGGTGAACGTTGCGTCTGCGATCTAGAAGCCCTTCTGGAATTCCCTCAGTCCAAGGTTTCCTACCACCTCGGCATCCTCAAAGAGGCTGATCTCGTCCGCGCCGAGCAGCGGGGCAAGAACATGTATTACACCCTGCGGCGGGATCAACTCTTCCACCTGGGTGGGGGATTACTCACTGAGATTTTTGCAGACGTCTCCCCCTTGACGCATCAAACTGAATCGATATGCTGA
- a CDS encoding DUF3105 domain-containing protein, which produces MRRLILLTLPVLLAACTQGGDLQGVKTFQNEGGAHQPGRIAYEQTPPAGGAHNPSWQNCGVYDRPLYDEYAVHSLEHGAVWLTYKQGLPTSEVLQLKEVVAGRPYTLLSPHETQTAPLILTAWNAQLEVQDVNDARVKTFLQKYEQGGEAPEIGASCSGAYNGTV; this is translated from the coding sequence ATGAGACGACTGATCCTGCTGACCCTGCCCGTCCTGCTCGCCGCCTGCACCCAGGGCGGTGACCTCCAGGGTGTCAAGACCTTCCAGAACGAGGGCGGTGCCCACCAGCCGGGCCGCATCGCCTACGAACAGACGCCCCCAGCCGGCGGCGCCCACAATCCATCCTGGCAGAACTGCGGGGTGTACGACCGGCCCCTCTACGACGAGTACGCGGTTCACAGCCTGGAGCACGGCGCGGTCTGGCTCACTTACAAACAGGGCCTGCCCACCAGCGAGGTACTGCAACTCAAGGAGGTGGTGGCCGGGCGTCCGTACACGCTGCTCTCCCCGCACGAGACCCAGACCGCGCCCCTGATCCTGACCGCCTGGAACGCGCAGCTGGAAGTGCAGGACGTGAATGACGCGCGCGTCAAGACGTTCCTTCAGAAGTACGAGCAGGGCGGGGAAGCCCCGGAGATCGGTGCCTCGTGCAGCGGCGCGTACAACGGCACGGTCTGA
- a CDS encoding DUF305 domain-containing protein — MQRRVQRHGLNRVSAGASLAAAALLGGALAALWPDTPGEASAEVSFARDMSAHHAQAVDMSVTLFQRAADPAVKLLAQDILLTQQAQIGQMSGWLMAWGRPLAGREAPMAGMDRQAMGMASEQAEQELTSLAVNEAETRYLTLMRRHHQGGVGMAKSALNTVKRPEVRAFAQRVVTAQASEIGAIDALLVERGSQKPSPTPEPEMDGMHHE, encoded by the coding sequence GTGCAGCGGCGCGTACAACGGCACGGTCTGAACCGCGTGTCGGCGGGAGCCAGCCTCGCCGCCGCGGCCCTGCTGGGGGGGGCGCTGGCCGCCCTCTGGCCCGACACGCCGGGTGAGGCCAGCGCGGAGGTCAGCTTCGCCCGCGACATGAGTGCGCACCATGCTCAGGCCGTCGACATGAGCGTCACCCTGTTCCAGCGGGCGGCGGATCCGGCCGTCAAGCTGCTCGCCCAGGACATCCTGCTCACACAGCAGGCCCAGATCGGACAGATGAGCGGCTGGCTGATGGCCTGGGGGCGGCCCCTGGCGGGCCGGGAGGCCCCCATGGCGGGCATGGACCGTCAGGCGATGGGAATGGCTTCCGAGCAGGCAGAACAGGAATTGACCTCCCTGGCGGTGAACGAAGCCGAGACCCGCTACCTCACCTTGATGCGCCGTCACCACCAGGGAGGTGTGGGCATGGCGAAGTCGGCCCTGAACACCGTCAAGCGGCCGGAGGTGCGCGCCTTCGCGCAGCGGGTGGTGACGGCGCAGGCATCGGAGATCGGGGCCATCGACGCCCTGCTGGTGGAGCGTGGCAGCCAGAAACCTTCGCCCACACCCGAGCCGGAGATGGACGGGATGCACCATGAGTGA
- a CDS encoding cation diffusion facilitator family transporter has protein sequence MSEHGHSHGGNANTRQLSIALALTGSFLVVEVIYGVLSGSLALLSDAGHMLTDVMALALSLFAIRIGQRAADRKRTFGYRRAEILAAAVNAGALFAIGLYILVEAYGRLREPVDVQTTPMLIVAVLGLLVNVISARILVGGSQSSLNMKSAYLEVMGDLLGSVAVIAGALIIRFTGLTWVDPVLGALIGLWVLPRTWTLLKASVNVLMEGVPEGVDLDALRAELTALPGVTEVHDLHVWSVTSGEHTLTAHLVAAPGGGLLARVHEVAARYGLEHSTVQLEPPGTHAGQEGHLHP, from the coding sequence ATGAGTGAGCACGGCCACAGCCACGGCGGAAACGCGAACACTCGGCAGTTGAGCATTGCCCTGGCGCTGACCGGCAGCTTTCTGGTCGTCGAGGTCATCTACGGCGTCCTCTCCGGAAGCCTCGCGCTGCTCTCGGACGCGGGGCACATGCTCACGGACGTGATGGCGCTGGCCCTCTCGCTGTTCGCCATCCGCATCGGACAGCGGGCCGCCGACCGCAAGCGCACCTTCGGGTACCGCCGCGCGGAGATCCTGGCCGCCGCCGTGAATGCCGGGGCGCTCTTTGCCATCGGCCTGTACATTCTGGTCGAGGCCTACGGGCGGTTGCGCGAGCCCGTCGACGTGCAGACCACGCCCATGCTGATCGTGGCGGTCCTGGGCCTGCTGGTGAACGTGATCAGTGCCCGCATCTTGGTCGGGGGCAGCCAGAGTAGCCTGAACATGAAGTCCGCTTACCTGGAAGTTATGGGTGACCTGCTGGGCTCGGTGGCGGTCATCGCCGGGGCCCTGATCATCCGCTTCACGGGCCTGACCTGGGTGGACCCGGTCCTGGGCGCGTTGATTGGACTGTGGGTGCTGCCCCGCACCTGGACGCTGCTGAAAGCCAGCGTGAACGTGCTGATGGAGGGCGTGCCGGAGGGGGTCGACCTGGACGCCCTGCGCGCGGAGCTGACCGCGCTGCCGGGCGTGACGGAGGTGCACGACCTGCACGTCTGGAGCGTGACCAGCGGGGAGCACACCCTCACCGCGCATCTGGTGGCGGCACCCGGAGGCGGCTTGCTTGCCCGAGTTCATGAGGTCGCTGCGAGGTACGGCCTCGAACACAGCACCGTGCAACTTGAACCGCCCGGGACCCATGCCGGGCAGGAAGGACACCTGCATCCATGA
- a CDS encoding signal peptidase II, producing the protein MRPRLGLLVAVLGLLLIEGLLKAWALQHLTPGVDRPLLPGLLHLGFTLNPGMAWGMLGAFTAPLAILRLTVGLVLVAALLSGRVLHGRRWPLALIAAGALGNAVDGLARGAVIDYLTSPVLDAVSRALGGGRFPIFNLSDVLVCTGTVWLLHAWQADRHAGHSASAPRATSKENP; encoded by the coding sequence GTGAGACCACGTCTCGGGCTGCTGGTGGCCGTGCTGGGTCTGCTGCTGATTGAGGGTCTGCTCAAAGCCTGGGCTCTGCAGCACCTGACGCCCGGCGTGGACCGCCCTCTGCTGCCTGGCCTGCTGCACCTGGGGTTCACGCTCAATCCCGGGATGGCCTGGGGGATGCTCGGGGCATTCACGGCTCCCCTGGCCATCCTGCGCCTCACGGTCGGCCTGGTACTTGTGGCCGCCCTGCTCTCCGGCCGAGTGCTTCATGGCCGCCGGTGGCCGCTGGCGCTCATTGCGGCCGGTGCCCTCGGCAATGCTGTGGACGGCCTGGCACGGGGGGCGGTCATCGACTACCTCACCTCACCGGTGCTGGACGCCGTCTCCAGGGCGCTCGGTGGGGGTCGTTTCCCTATCTTCAACCTGTCGGACGTGCTGGTGTGCACCGGCACCGTCTGGCTGCTGCACGCCTGGCAGGCCGATCGCCACGCCGGACATTCGGCCTCTGCCCCGCGTGCTACCTCCAAGGAGAACCCATGA
- the lnt gene encoding apolipoprotein N-acyltransferase — MTRGRSAPDRAVLEPLPAGGGPPHPRPAGRGPPARGAWQRSPVPRRAAVLLCLLAGVGLAFTFPPSPLGWLAPLPLAWLFRAASKRPPGQAFALTFAFAAGFFGALLLWLPGSLTPLFGPGVGALYPALVGVVAFMWAGTVALTRLVMGPATLWALPFAWVLLDTARGLGPFGFTWGSLGYAFASTPLVQLADLGGLSLVGLLVTLTAAALADRRPRVLLGVAALLLLGALYGLTRPPDAPGTERALLVQGNVDPRAKVQGRTADELGRYLDLTRAGLAADPARLVVWPETAAPAAPTSPEMARALTALNVPLLLGAPTQQGGYRNSVYAFGGGEVRGRQDKVRLVPFGEYFPGRLQLDGAYRTVFRALGLPALTGTVPGRHLSPLPVGQVLVGALICYESTFPAFARAQVRRGARVLAVVSNDAWFGPSVGAEQHFQMGRVRAIETRRWVLRAGNDGVTAAVAPSGRVTAQLPRAVAGALPVSFAQITAVTLYVRWGEWVTALSALVLLGLWLRKRGKRFRVSRSTYG; from the coding sequence ATGACCCGTGGACGCAGCGCGCCTGACCGAGCAGTGCTGGAGCCCCTTCCCGCAGGGGGAGGCCCACCCCATCCGCGACCGGCTGGAAGGGGTCCTCCAGCCAGAGGTGCCTGGCAGCGAAGTCCTGTTCCGCGCCGGGCCGCTGTCCTGCTGTGCCTGCTGGCCGGTGTGGGGCTGGCCTTCACGTTTCCGCCCTCGCCGCTGGGCTGGCTCGCTCCTTTGCCCCTGGCCTGGCTGTTCCGGGCCGCGTCGAAGCGTCCGCCGGGCCAGGCCTTCGCTCTGACGTTCGCCTTCGCCGCTGGCTTTTTCGGGGCGCTGCTGCTGTGGCTGCCGGGCAGCCTGACCCCCCTGTTCGGGCCCGGTGTGGGGGCGTTGTACCCGGCTCTGGTGGGGGTGGTGGCCTTCATGTGGGCCGGCACGGTGGCCCTCACCCGCCTGGTGATGGGTCCGGCCACCCTCTGGGCCCTGCCGTTCGCCTGGGTGCTGCTGGACACCGCGCGGGGCCTGGGGCCCTTCGGGTTTACCTGGGGCAGTCTGGGGTACGCCTTCGCGTCCACCCCGCTCGTCCAGCTCGCCGACCTGGGCGGCCTCTCGCTGGTGGGGCTGCTCGTGACGCTCACGGCGGCGGCCCTGGCGGACCGGCGCCCGCGCGTCCTGCTGGGCGTGGCGGCGCTGCTGCTTCTGGGCGCCCTGTACGGCCTCACCCGGCCGCCGGACGCGCCGGGCACCGAGCGGGCCCTGCTGGTGCAGGGCAACGTCGATCCACGGGCCAAGGTCCAGGGACGCACGGCGGATGAGCTCGGGCGCTACCTGGACCTGACGCGGGCGGGCCTGGCGGCGGACCCGGCGCGGCTGGTGGTGTGGCCCGAGACGGCCGCCCCCGCCGCGCCCACCTCCCCGGAGATGGCCCGCGCGCTGACGGCCCTGAACGTGCCGCTGCTGCTGGGCGCTCCCACCCAGCAGGGCGGGTACCGCAACAGCGTGTACGCCTTTGGGGGGGGTGAGGTCCGCGGGCGGCAGGACAAGGTGCGGCTGGTGCCGTTCGGGGAGTACTTCCCGGGCCGCTTGCAGCTTGACGGTGCCTACCGGACGGTGTTCCGCGCGCTGGGGCTGCCCGCCCTGACCGGGACCGTTCCTGGCCGCCACCTGAGCCCGCTGCCGGTCGGCCAGGTCTTGGTCGGGGCGCTGATCTGTTACGAGTCGACCTTCCCGGCCTTCGCCCGCGCCCAGGTGCGGCGCGGCGCGCGGGTCCTGGCCGTGGTGTCGAACGACGCCTGGTTCGGGCCGTCGGTGGGCGCCGAGCAGCACTTCCAGATGGGGCGCGTGCGGGCCATCGAGACCCGGCGCTGGGTGCTGCGGGCGGGCAACGACGGGGTGACGGCGGCGGTTGCGCCCTCCGGGCGGGTCACGGCCCAGCTGCCGCGGGCGGTCGCGGGGGCGTTGCCGGTCTCCTTCGCGCAGATCACGGCTGTCACGCTGTATGTCCGCTGGGGGGAGTGGGTGACGGCGCTGAGTGCGCTGGTGCTGCTCGGGCTGTGGCTGAGGAAACGGGGAAAGCGTTTTCGGGTCTCCAGGTCAACGTACGGATGA
- a CDS encoding NrdH-redoxin, with product MAEIPLYTVPNGANGQALQRLLTHPGAPFTQKEGRGDPELLAEMQARADVRMAPVTVAGAQAFFGPFDEQRPWILAALQTEAP from the coding sequence GTGGCAGAGATTCCCCTTTACACCGTCCCGAACGGCGCGAACGGTCAGGCTCTCCAGCGGCTCCTGACCCACCCCGGTGCCCCCTTCACGCAAAAGGAGGGGCGGGGTGATCCGGAGCTCCTGGCCGAGATGCAGGCCAGAGCAGATGTGCGCATGGCCCCCGTGACCGTGGCCGGCGCTCAAGCCTTTTTTGGTCCTTTCGACGAGCAGCGCCCCTGGATTCTCGCCGCGCTGCAAACGGAGGCTCCTTGA